The genomic stretch GCTGTCGGGCATTTCGACTATGTTTAGGTCCAAATTCTTAGCACTTGGAGCAGTAACGTTCAGATCTCGCAATCCTTCAACATTACATAGTTTCAGTTTTTGCATAGAAGGGCATGCAGATATCAACTGGTTGAATGCCTCATTACTTCCATGAACACCGATAAGCGTTAATTTTCTTAAAGCTTTCATGTGGAGTTGAGGTTGATGCTCATACTGCACAAGCATACTACCAAAGAGTGTAAGCCTAACTAGAGATTGACATGTGAAAACACAGCGAGGTGGAGTAATATCATCACGATAAGCACAATAGAACAATAGATCTTTGACTTCTCTATCAGCGGCAAATTTCAGCCACACTTGAACATCGTCAATAAGCCATGGATCTACATGATTACTTTTATTAGTTTTATAACCCCCGATATCAAGGTGAAAAGAGTCAATGGTGGATCTTCTATGAAGCAGCAGCACATTTCGGACAAAGCGAGCAAAACGTGAAAATGCCTCACTCGTTTTTCGTTTTTCTTCATCAAAAGCATCAACATCATTAACATCAacatgataatttctaacatAGTGATGATTGAAATCAAAGTCAAGAGCAGGAAGCATGGTCCAGAGATTTCCGAAGCGGCGAAGTAACATTGTTCTAACAGCGTCTCGATTAGGCATAAACGAAAGAATATGCACAAGCACTTGATCAGGCATCTCACTCAACCTATCTAGGCCAAcatcaacctttgaagaatgcacAGGCTTTTGGGGTTTCATACTTTTTATGGGAGTACCTGATGATTTTTCAAAGTAAAAGCTTGATTCAGATTTCGGTAACAATCCTTCTAAATGTAATCAAACTTCATTTTACCCGTTGACCGACTTTTCCCTTCACAAAGAGCAGTCCAACGGGACTAAATGGTTGAAATAGATGGAATACTACTTTACCCCAAAAATAATGGCCAATACGTTCCTCGTATGACTATGACAGTAATCACTAGAGACGTCAAAATGCTCTCCGACAACAATAAAATGATCACTTAAATTATGAAAATGATACTATCTAAACGGGTGGACATTAAAAGGGTACTCTGTATCCCGTAATGCATAAGCATAACTAATAGTACAACGTATTACAAAAgggattacttttttttttttttttaggtaagaaaactaggttgatagagtaggaccaacctatctcatcctttcgaatgagggaggtaagttgaagccaccggctatcaaaccacctcgaaagagttggacatgaatgtccaaccgaagccatgaagtcagcaaccttgttggcttcacgaaagaatgtttaattatcacttcatcgaaaaaatgaaagtctaatttcacatccttgataatactagaaatttcccacggaatttgccaagactcgaatcgagttaataacacataagttgtcaccctccacaattaacttcgagattcctaagtatttagctgctaaaataccttcttttaaagcaagtgcttccgcaacaaggatactattggatccgcacttttttgcttcCAACAAAAcaactttaccattgtgatctcttatagaatatcctaaagcagctttattaccttctattctcgatccgtcaaaatttagctttaggaaatcgtttgtaggtttttcccaccaaatctcttccttactagaattgtttctagctgactcttctacctcaggattgttgagatccttaaatctagtcacattccatgtctttgtgctattattacataaagtaataagtttgctgatacttaaattaacattattaaagataatatcatttctatgaaaccatgtattccaccaaataaaaataatctttataaagtcatcttttggaattaaatccttgagataattaagtttcatttaaaactttgacttgtaataataccataatttgacaaaaactcgttgaaactaataatattcaggtcttggatgacagacccaatcaagggacattcgtaaaagaaatgatctttgttttcaatagggtTGTTGCACaaaacacaatgaggtgggacatcaatatgactcttgagaagtctacttttcgttggaaggccgtcaacacaggctttccaaagaaaaaatttcaatttagaaggaatattcaatttccaaatccactgaaattcacatttgtcaagagtttgatcgaacaaaccttgcgctaaaaaagttgctgttttggtagagaactttccatctacggacaacccccaaatgagggtatctggaatatcattatgtggcactggaatattagtaatctgattaacaatatcgttattcactaaaatggataatttacaaacattAGTAAAATGGATAATTTACAAAAGGGATTACTTTGATTACGAGTAAGGTCCTCTCAATTTCTTCCCTCTTTATTACCCATCTACATATCAATGGCCACAATGTTGACCAGGGAGAAAATAAATAACGCGGATTTATTTAACGCAATTGAATTCCACATCAAATGTAGCACAATTCAGTCAAATCCGGACCATCAGTTTTCTCACCAAGTTGAAGAGCTGAGGAAAAGGAGAGGACCCATTTCCGATTCCAACTAACTAGAGCGGTCAAGTCTCACATAAGAAACCAAGAATGACTAATTAAATAAATAGTTCAATTGCCAAATGCTAATGCTAACAAAATTAATAAGATGGCGACTCCGGTGGTACCGAGTCTCGGTCGGTACCACCCCCACACATACACATGTAGGGTCCGTAGACATTAAAATGATGGACCCTACATAAGGACACGCGAGAGGTGTGTCACACTGTCACCCGGTAGCGCCCTAGCATTGCCCATGATTAAATAATAGATCATGACATGAATAGACAATCATTCTCTGAACAACATTTAAATTTCATGGTTATCAAGTGATTAACTAATCATA from Silene latifolia isolate original U9 population chromosome 2, ASM4854445v1, whole genome shotgun sequence encodes the following:
- the LOC141642397 gene encoding FBD-associated F-box protein At4g10400-like; translated protein: MKPQKPVHSSKVDVGLDRLSEMPDQVLVHILSFMPNRDAVRTMLLRRFGNLWTMLPALDFDFNHHYVRNYHVDVNDVDAFDEEKRKTSEAFSRFARFVRNVLLLHRRSTIDSFHLDIGGYKTNKSNHVDPWLIDDVQVWLKFAADREVKDLLFYCAYRDDITPPRCVFTCQSLVRLTLFGSMLVQYEHQPQLHMKALRKLTLIGVHGSNEAFNQLISACPSMQKLKLCNVEGLRDLNVTAPSAKNLDLNIVEMPDSSFTLNCPHVEILNIAVDTRCKNSGSFLLDVINVSSLQEVNVGHLPKCPSGLKTKAFLRHFRDAELFKLSSQAFKQLCRLKKVDFPQNRWQTLALQPRWDNERCLQVILELVKSSVGLEKLIIDHGVSSGSEGYNEVLGSELSTCVMPQLKNVIILGFGKCCEGQLQLIELILRNAVVLEKLEITFEENRLTAVDELDFVKQVSRLKRASANAIVDFSCN